TACTTAAAACAAGCAATTCACTTTTCAGATCAGGAGCATTGGAAGCATCCAGTTTTTCTACGGAAGACTGAATGACTGTATAATTGGTATCTTGTGCAATAATAAAATTCATGTTGCCACAGTGTTTATCAAATGTAACAAAATATTCTTTCTTAGCCTCTGAAAATGAAAAGACTTTAGCGCCCGATCTTTGCAGCCAACAAATAAATCACTGCCATTCGCACCGCTACCCCATTCTCAACTTGCTGAAGGATAATGGATTGCTTTGAATCCGCTACATCGGAAGTAATTTCCACTCCGCGGTTAATTGGTCCCGGGTGCATCACGATAATTTCCTTGTCCAGGCTATCGAGTATTTCTTTGTTCAACCCGTATTGCATGGAATATTCGCGCAAACTCGGGAAGTACTGAATATCCTGTCTTTCCAATTGAATGCGCAGCATATTTGCTACATCGCACCATTCCAAAGCTCTTCTCAGGTTGTGTTCCACCTTGATTCCAAGGGTATCGATGTATTTCGGGATCAGGGTCGTTGGTCCGCAAACCATGACCTCTGCACCTAATTTCTGAAGGGTGTAAATATTGGACAAAGCCACGCGTGAATGCAGGATATCTCCAACAATCACCACTTTTTTTCCTTCTACGGAACCCAATCGCTCACGGATCGAAAAAGCATCCAGTAATCCCTGGGTAGGATGTTCGTGCGTACCGTCGCCGGCATTGATCACACAGGTATTGGTTCTTTCCGAAAGGAATTTTGCTGCTCCCGGATTCGGATGGCGCATCACCACCATATCCACTTTCATGGAAAGAATGTTGTTTACGGTATCGATGAGTGTTTCTCCCTTTTTTACCGAACTGGAGCTTGCAGAAAAGTTGACAACATCTGCTGAAAGACGTTTTTCCGCCAACTCAAAGGAAAGGCGTGTACGTGTTGAATTCTCAAAAAAGAGATTGGCAATCGTAATATCACGAAGGGAAGGAACTTTTTTGATCGGTCGATTAATAACTTCCTTAAAACTATCGGCAGTTTTAAAGATCAATTCGATATCCTGACGAGTCAAGTCTCGAATTCCAACTAAATGATCAACACTTAAATGCTCCATTATTCGGGTGTATACAATACAATTTTATCTTTTCCTTCGCTGCTTTTCCACTCCACGGTTACGCGCTCTGAATCCAGCGTATCGACTGCTTTTCCCACGTAATCCGCCTGAATTGGCAGATCGCGCTGAAATCTCCGGTCGATCAGCACCATCAATTCCACACGAAGCGGCCGGCCGAAAGCCATCAGGGCATCCAATCCGGAACGGATCGTTCTTCCGGTGTAAAGTACGTCGTCTATCAATACCACGTTCTTTCCTTCGATCGTAAAATCAATGTTGGTCACGTTCGGGATCAGCGGTTTTTCCCGTCTGCGGAAATCATCCCGGTAAAAAGTGATATCCAGCTGACCGCAGGTTACTTTTTCTCCGCGCACATTTTCCAGGATTTCTTTCAGCCTTTCGAGCACAAAAATTCCTCTCGGCTGCAGGCCGATCAATACGGTATTTGAGAAGTCGTCGTGATTTTCGATTAATTGATAAGCAAGACGGTTCATGGTTAACTGAACCTGCTGTTCATCTAAAATGACTTGCTTTTCCATCGGAACAAATGTAACAAAAGGATTCGATTAATGCATCATTTTTTCGATTTTCTATCCTCAAACTAAACCGTTTTAACGCCCGATCTTCGCATTTGAAATTATTAAGAATCAATTTTTTACCGTTCAATCAATAAAGTAAATATTTTACTCTTTTTTCATTGATTTAAAAAAAACTTAATGTACTTTTGGAACAGGATCGAAAGAATTTTCACAATTTTCTATTTTGATATTTTTAATTTGGAAATTTGGATGTCGGAAGATATTTACTTTTTCATAGGGTTGGTTATTGGTTATAAATTTTGAAACGTAAATCCGGCATCTAAATTCCATTTTATCCTCCTTTTCGCTTGGTTTTATAACCTTCTTTTGTCAATAATTCAATGACTTTATCGCGAAAAGATCCCTGAATAATAATTTCCCCGTCTTTAGCAGTTCCTCCTACTCCGCATTTGGATTTGAGCATTTTTCCCAATTCTTTCAGATCTTCGTCAGTTCCTACAAATCCCTCAACCAAAGTCACTTCCTTTCCCGCACGTTGTTTTTTATCCAAAGAAACATACAGCAATTGTTTGGCAGGTTCCAACGTTTCGGCCTCTTCATTTTCTTCAAAATCGTACGAGAAATCCGGGTTCGTGGAATACACTACATTTACCCGTCCTTTATTGTTTTTCTTACTCATTTGTATTTTTCTATTAGTGTCGCTTTAATGTCATCGGTCAGTAAATAGGTTGGATTTTTATCCAACGCCGACCGGATTCCGTTCGGAGAACGAACATCGTATAATATTACGTCTTTTCCAAGTGATTTAACCGCATTTACGTCGGAAATATCAATATCCGAATTCCGGAAAACCGCGCCTGCTGATAAGTTGTTGTCGGAATAGCTTAAAAACTGATCCGCATCTACCGAATTGTAATACACCTCAAAGCCCAATCCTTTGATCGTAGGGACAAACCTCCTGGAATTGGTCACGATTGCCAGATTTCCGTTGTAAAAATACTGTTTTGCCTGTTTTAAGGCATCTATAACACGGGTAGAATCTACCACACCGATTTCTGTTCCGTCCGACTCTTTCAAATCGATCAGTAAACGAATTCCTTTCAGATCGGCAGGGAGATCTGTTAAGCGGATTAATTGTTCTTTTTCCAGCGATTTGTATTTCAGCCCGGATAAATATCCGTCTTCTTTTTGCGGAATGTACCCCGATCCTGTGGATTCTTCACTTAATTCCGGATCGTGGAACAGCCACAAAGTACCGTTAAGCGATAACTGCGCATCTACTTCGACCATCTGTACTTTTTCGAAACTCCGTGCATATTTGTAGGCTTCCAGGCTGTTATCGTGGTAATTACTGCTGGAAATATGAAGTCCCGCACAGGCATGGCCACCGATCACGACATCCGGATACAAGTCTTTGTGTTTCTTGCAGGAAAGAAGCACCAAAACCGAAAGTGCTATGCCGAATTTAGAATTCATGGTAATATCCGATTTCAAAAAAGTAATTCCACATCAAAAAATGGTTTCTTCTTTCGTTGTATGCATCGTATTTCCATTCAACCGCCGGACCAATTCCACCCGTGACTGCAACCCGGTTATAGATACCAACATCTAACCTGCAGCCAAGAAAACTTTCTGTGAGGTGAATCAAGGGATGCTTTTCAGGAATTTTGGTGTTTAAGACCGAATAAGAAAGCCTGATTACGGGAGAAATGGCGATCCAGTCAATGAGTTTGGAACGGTAGGAAATGTCATAACCGATAGCCGGTTTGAATTGTCCCTGGAAAATGGTGTTGTTTATACCGAATCCGATGAATACTTCGTGGGAAAGCTTTTTTTTGATGAGTTGGCCGCGTACATGGAAAAAGAAATCCTGCGGATGGTATTGAATATCAGCCCCGATAGAATAAATTGCGGAATCCTGTGTTTTTCCCAAAAAAGGAATGAATAGAAACACCAAAAAAGCAAGCTTTCGAAACATGCTTCAAAAATAACCCAATGCTTTAGCTAAAACTAAAGTTTCGGGCACTTTTTACAGTGATATCCTTTTCTTTTGTATTTCTTGCAACAATCTTTCTTCTTGTCGCAAGAACAATTATTGCATGTGAACAGAGGTAAAATCGTTTGCTGGGAGGAAACTTCTTTTTTAACCATCTTTATTTAGACTAATTCTACACAAA
The window above is part of the Fluviicola sp. genome. Proteins encoded here:
- a CDS encoding aspartate carbamoyltransferase catalytic subunit: MEHLSVDHLVGIRDLTRQDIELIFKTADSFKEVINRPIKKVPSLRDITIANLFFENSTRTRLSFELAEKRLSADVVNFSASSSSVKKGETLIDTVNNILSMKVDMVVMRHPNPGAAKFLSERTNTCVINAGDGTHEHPTQGLLDAFSIRERLGSVEGKKVVIVGDILHSRVALSNIYTLQKLGAEVMVCGPTTLIPKYIDTLGIKVEHNLRRALEWCDVANMLRIQLERQDIQYFPSLREYSMQYGLNKEILDSLDKEIIVMHPGPINRGVEITSDVADSKQSIILQQVENGVAVRMAVIYLLAAKIGR
- the pyrR gene encoding bifunctional pyr operon transcriptional regulator/uracil phosphoribosyltransferase PyrR; its protein translation is MEKQVILDEQQVQLTMNRLAYQLIENHDDFSNTVLIGLQPRGIFVLERLKEILENVRGEKVTCGQLDITFYRDDFRRREKPLIPNVTNIDFTIEGKNVVLIDDVLYTGRTIRSGLDALMAFGRPLRVELMVLIDRRFQRDLPIQADYVGKAVDTLDSERVTVEWKSSEGKDKIVLYTPE
- a CDS encoding translation initiation factor, with translation MSKKNNKGRVNVVYSTNPDFSYDFEENEEAETLEPAKQLLYVSLDKKQRAGKEVTLVEGFVGTDEDLKELGKMLKSKCGVGGTAKDGEIIIQGSFRDKVIELLTKEGYKTKRKGG
- a CDS encoding glycerophosphodiester phosphodiesterase family protein, which translates into the protein MNSKFGIALSVLVLLSCKKHKDLYPDVVIGGHACAGLHISSSNYHDNSLEAYKYARSFEKVQMVEVDAQLSLNGTLWLFHDPELSEESTGSGYIPQKEDGYLSGLKYKSLEKEQLIRLTDLPADLKGIRLLIDLKESDGTEIGVVDSTRVIDALKQAKQYFYNGNLAIVTNSRRFVPTIKGLGFEVYYNSVDADQFLSYSDNNLSAGAVFRNSDIDISDVNAVKSLGKDVILYDVRSPNGIRSALDKNPTYLLTDDIKATLIEKYK